The nucleotide window CCCCCTGCCCGTTCCGCACCGAGGATTCACGCCTCGCCGGGCATTCGGCTACGTTCGACGCAGCAATTCTAGGTCACGGCCATTTGCCGGGTACGCTTCCGCACGTTCAATCTCGGCTGAGAATGAAATAAGCGAGACCGATCGTGTCGATTATGCGGCAGAGAAAACCCCACGGATCGAAGATTTCACCAGTCGTCCGCACGATACAGTCCTGAAAAATCGCCGGCGGGAAGTTTGCATCCCTGCCGCCGGCCACGCTATTCTCACGCCGATATTTTCGCTTGGGAACGCAAAAGCTCGGACGCCGATCCAGGGATACGCCCGCTATTTGTGTTCGCCGGCTTGTTCCGCCTTTGGAAGCATGCCGATGTCGGCCGTCCATTCCACGAAGCGGCTTGGCCAAGCGCCGAACGGGCTGCCACCGCGAGAACTGATGCCGCCGCCGTGCCCGCCGCGGGCGTAGATGTGCAATTCGGCGGGAATCTTGGCGTCGAAGTAGGCATTGAAAAAGTCGATGGTTTCCTTGGCGTGAAATGCGTCGCCAACGCCGGCGCACACGCAGAATGCGGGCGGAGCGTCGTGCGGCACATGGCTCAAATCGAGTTGCCGCCAGCCCGCATACACCAACACGACGAAATCCGGCCGGCAGCTTTCGCGGTCGACCGGATCGGCTGCATCGGGTTTGCCCTTGTCGAAGTTGAGCGCGATTCGGGCGGCCTGCTCGCCGCCGGCCGAAAAACCCATCACGCCGATTTTCTTCGGATCGACACCCCACTGCTTGGCATGGGCCCGGACCATGCGCACCGCGCGCTGCGTGTCGGCCAGC belongs to Pirellulales bacterium and includes:
- a CDS encoding alpha/beta hydrolase; amino-acid sequence: MIATFRVFVRTLLLVAAVQFAFAASAWAQTGQTASSPDTKLLEPQPILKGDKVVALFPPGHPALKTLNGYDQPEKFNYSKGADSHVLNITNIHNPSIELQLPPAGKANGTAIIVAAGGGNTTLWVGPEGAEVGKWLNGLGVAAFNLRYRLKPYDSAVDALADTQRAVRMVRAHAKQWGVDPKKIGVMGFSAGGEQAARIALNFDKGKPDAADPVDRESCRPDFVVLVYAGWRQLDLSHVPHDAPPAFCVCAGVGDAFHAKETIDFFNAYFDAKIPAELHIYARGGHGGGISSRGGSPFGAWPSRFVEWTADIGMLPKAEQAGEHK